AGGAAGGCTACGCGAAGCTCGCCGTCGCTCTCAAGCGCAAATACGGCGGCCAGGTCGCGCTCTTCGGCGCGGAGGAGGACCGCGAGATAGCGGAAAAAATTATGACGCTGGCGGACAACGCGTGCGTCAGTCTCGTCGGGCGGATCGGACTCCGCGAGCTGGCGGCGGCGATCGAGCGCTGCGATGTATTCATCACCAACGACAGCGGGCCGATGCACGTGGCGGTCGCGCGCGGCGTTCCCGTCGTGGCGATCTTCTGCGCCACCACTCCGTCTCTCGGCTTTTACCCGTACGCCCGCAATGCCGTCGTGGTCGAAAAAGAGCTTAGCTGCCGGCCCTGCGGCAGTCACGGCGGGCGTTACTGCCCGCTAGGAACCGAAGACTGCATGCGCCTGATCAAGGCGGAAGACGTGATGCGTGGAGTCGAGCGGCTGCTCGACCCCCGCTTCCGCGAAGCCGCGCAGGACGCCGACACCTATCTGCCCCAGTCGATCGTCGTCTAGCCGCTCCTCATGCCCACACTCGGCGTCGTGGTTCTTAGCCTCGGAAGGACGGAACATCTTGCGGAATGTTTGCGGAGCGTAGCCTGGGCCGACAAGGTTTTGCTCGTTCAGGCCGGCGGCGGCGAACCCGAGATCGGCAGTAGCGAATGGCCGTCTCTCAGGATTCAGAGCGTCGCGTCGCCCGCCGACGCGGACAAACATCTCGCGGAAATCGGAACCGATTGGGTTTTGCAGCTTTGGGCGGAAGAGCGTTTGGAGGCGGAGCTGGCCGAGACTCTCCAGGCGCTGTGCCGCGGCGAGTCGCGGAACGGTTCGGGGTCGTATCGGATCGCCGTTCGCTCGCATATTTTAGGCGCATGGGTCGAAGGCAGCGTTTCCGGCCCCAGCCCGGCGGTTCGGCTGAGCCGTAATATCGAAGCGCTACGGCTCGGCTGGTGGATCGAAGCGAGATCCGCGGAGACGCTTGTGCGCGGATGCATTCGCGACTACGGCTGCTCCGAGCTTGCGCGCGCCGTCGAGCGCGTGCAAGAGCTGTCGGATTTTTGGGCGGCGCGTCTCCAGGGCGCGGCTTCAGCGCCGGGCGCGCTCGGAGCGGCGCTCGGCTCGCTCAAGGTCTTTTTCAAGATGCTGCTTCTCAACCGCTTCTTTTCACGCGGGATCGCGGGCGTCGCGCTGTCGGCCCTCGCCTCGTACGCCGTTCTCTTGAGCGGCGCGAAGCTTTGGGAAGCGAAGCATGGTGGAGCGAAGCGAAAGTAGCGCGGGGAAAGACGATGGCGGGCGACAGGATTTGGCGCGATCTTCCCGAAGGGTTTACGACATGGGCGGAGCGCGAGCACATGGTCGCCGTGCGCGCCGATGCCGCGGCGGACCCGAATCTCAAGGATCTCTTGAACGGCCGGTCCGACGGCGGGGAAGAAAGCCGGTTTCACGGACGGGCGAAGCTTTCGGTTCTCCGGATGGAGAACGGCGCCGGCGCTCTGGTGCGCCGCTACTGCCATGGAGGGGCGCTGCGTTATCTCACCGGCGATATCTTCGTCACGTGGCCGCCGCGGCCGTTCAAGGAACTGGCCATCACCGAGGAGGCGCGGCGGCGCGGCGTTCCAACGGTGGAGATTTTGGCCGCGGGCATCGATCGAATCTGGGGCCCGCTCTATCGCGGCTGGCTGGTGACGCGCGAGCTCGAAGGGGCGCGCGATCTGTGGGCGGTGCTGCAGGAGGGTTCTTGCGCCAAGACCGCGCTCTTGCAGGCGGTGGCTCACGCGCTTCAGCGCATGCATCGTCAAGGGATCTATCACGGCGATCTCAATCTCAAGAACATCTTGATCCGGCGCGAGGGCGATGACTTGAAGGCCTACATCATCGATTTCGACAAGGCGGTGTTTTTTCCCGGCGGCGTGCCGGCGGCGAAAGCCCGGCGGAATCTCGCGCGCCTGCGGCGGTCGATCGCGAAGTTGGACCCGGAAACGCGCTATCTTTCCCCCGGCGAGTGGGAGGAGTTCGTCGGTTTTTATCGCGAGGACGCAGCGCGGTGAAGCTTCAGCCGAAAAAGATTCTGATCGTCCTCCACGGCTCGATCGGCGACGTGACGCGCGCCATTCCGCTCGCCAACCTGGTCAGGCGGGGCTTTCCTGGCGCCACGATCGCCTGGTCGATCGAGCGGCCGGCCTTGCCGCTGATCGAGCATCATCCCGCGGTGGACGAGGTCGTCTTATTTGCGCGCGAGGATTGGCGGCAGAGCCTGCGGCCGTTTCTCCATCGCATCCGAGAGCAAAAATTCGATCTGGTCCTGGACCTGCAGCGCCATCTCAAGAGCGGCCTGGTGAGCTGGTGGTCGGGTGCGCCCGAGCGCGTGGGCTTTCACCGGCGCGACGCCAAAGAATTCAACTGGCTGTTCAATAACCGCCATATCCCGGCCGCCGTGAACGGAACGTCGAAGCTCGACCATTATTTGAAGTTCGCCGGGTTTCTCGGTATAGAACCTTATCCCATCGAATGGAAATTTTCGCTGTTGCCGGCGGAGGAAGCGGCCGTCGCGAACATGGTGCGGGATGTGGGCGGTCCTTTCGCCGCCTATTCGATCGGCGGCCGGTGGGAGAGCAAGCGCTGGTTTGCCGACGAGGCGGCCAAAAACGCGGCGGACGTCAAGCGGCGGCACGGACTCGAAGTCGTTCTTCTCGGCGGCAAAGACGATATCGCGTTCGCCGGCGAGATCGAGCGGCGCGCCGAAGCGCGCGTTTTCAATTGGGCCGGCAAGACCTCGCTCAGGGAGGTTATCGGAATTTTGTCGCGCGCCGAGTTGAGCGTCGGGCCGGACTCCGGACTGATGCACCTCTCCGCCGCCGTCGGCACTCCGGTGGTTTCGCTGTGGGGTCCGACGGACCCGTTGCGCACGGGGCCGTTCGGCTTCAACGAACTCATCGTGCAAGGCGAGGCCGTCTGCGCCCCTTGTTACCTCAGGCGGTGTCCGATCGGGAGGGTTTGTATGCGCTCGATCACCAGCGAAGCGGTCTTGGCGAAGATCGACCTGGCGCTCTCTCGAAAAGGCAAAGCGCGTGACCTTCGGAGCTGAATATGAAATCCGGCGCGAGGGGAGATGGCGGCTCGCGGTCCTGCCGGAGAAGTGGGACCGTGAATTATGGAATGCGGTTCTTAGCCGGCTCGATTCGGCGGCGGCGCGCAAACATCCGCAAACCGTTCGCCTCGGCGGCGCTCCGTCGGACGGCGCGAGCTATTATTTGAAAATTTACTCTCCGCCCGCCGGCGCCGCGGCGCTCAAAGATCTGTTTCGGGATTCGAAGGCGCTACGCGCGTTAAAGCAGGGTCTGGCGCTGTCGCGCTTCGGCTTTCACGCGCCGCCGGCGCTCGCCGCCGGGGAAGAAAGAACTTTCGGCGCGCTCGGCCGGGCTTTCCTTCTAACGCGGGAAATTACCGCTCAGCCGCTCGCCGCGGCGCTCAGGAAATATTGTGCGCCGCCTTTGGATCGTCACGGCGTGAGAAAGAAGCGGCAGTGGCTCAAGCAACTGGCTCTGGAGACGGGGCGTCTTCATCGGCGGGGCTTTGTCCACGGCGATCTCGTCGCCTCGAATATCCTGGCGCGTCTCGAAGCGGACGGCGGGGCGACGTTCTTTTATATGGACAATGACCGCACGCGGCATTACCCCGCGTGGTTTCCCCACCGGCTCTGGAGAAGAAATCTGGTTCAGCTCAATCGTATCGTCCTGCCGGGCATATCGCTGCAAGACCGGATGCGGTTTTTGCGCATTTACCTGGGAGAAACGTCCTGGGCAAAGAGAGAATACCGGCTGATTCGTTGGCTGGAAAAAAAGACCCGCGAGCGGCGCCGGGAGTGCGAGCACGTCGAAGCCGAGGTGAGTTTTCGGGAGCTTATGAGATGGAATGGCCCTTTCGCAAAGAATCTCTAGATCAATTCTGGAAAACCCTGGCGACGCAGGCCGAACCGGCCGCTAGCGCCGCGCGGTTTCCCATTCTCTCGCGGCCGTCCGTCCATGTGACGCTACTGGTGATTTTAACCCTGGTATTCTGTCTCGGCAGTCTCGCGGTCAACAAGACGCTCGAAGGCGACGAAGCGCTCTACGCGTTGATTCCGCGGACGATCACGATCACCGGCGAGTGGATTCATTTGAGTTACAACGGCATGCCCTATTACTTCAAGCCGCCGATGTATTTCTGGACGAGCGCGGCGCTCTTCCACGTTTTGCCCGTCACCGCATCGACGGCGGCGCTGCCGTCGGCTTTGTTCGGCGCGCTCGGCGCGCTGATGATTTACGTGCTTTGCCGCGCCGTGTTTCCCGGATGGGAGATGGCGTTTCTCTCCACCCTTGTCTATCTCACGACGCACGAAGCGCTGCACTGGATCCGCGGCGTCCACCTGGAATCGATGGTGGGTTTCTGGATTCTCGTCGGCCTCTACGCCGCCTATCTCTCGGTAAAAAACCCGACGGCCACCGTCGGCATGGGCGTCGCCGCCGGCATCGGCTGGCTTTCCAAAGGCCCGCACTCGCTTTTTCCCGGCCTGGTTGCGCTGGCGTTGTGGAAGTCCGAGGGAATACTCTGGCGCCGGCTCTTTTCGCCGTGGAGCGTGGCGGCGGGCCTGGCGTTGATCGCGATCCTGGCGCCGTGGTTTTGGCTGCGCGTGCAGGAAGGGACCGGTTTCGGTCACGGATATTTTTTAAAGGAGCTGAGCCACACGCTGTTCGGCCCGACCCAACTTCACAACGGGCCGTTCTTTTATCCGGTTAGGCTCGCGGCCACCTATTGGCCGTGGCTGCCCGCGGCCGTGATCGGATTTTTTCTGCTCGCGCGCGGCTGGCGCGTTTCGACCGGCGCGCGGCTCTGGCTGATCTACGCCGTTCTCGTCGCGGTCCTGATCACGATCACCGCCGAGAGAAGAATGCGTTACTTGTTTCCGCTCTACCCGGCGCTGTCGGTGGCGTCGGGCGCCGCCGTGGCTTTCGCCGTGCAGCGTTATCCCCGGCTGCTCCGCGTCTTCCTCATTTTGGCCGCGGTCGGGGTGATTATCATGGTCGCCGTCAGCCGCAAGGGATCCAAGCCGGCCAATTCGACGCGCGACGCGGTTCAGGTGGCGCGCCAGATCCAACCCGGCGAGAGCGTGTGGATTACCGACCGGACTCAATACGGCCGCCGCAAGCAGCCGAGCGTGGCCAAGACTATCGGCTTCTACACGGCGCCGCTCGTCCGCGCCTGCAAAGCCGATTGCGTCGGTCAAGCGAGTCCGGGCTCGATCGTAGTCGCGCGCGCCGACGAAGCCGAGCGGGTGGCGGCCGGCCTGAACGGAAGCGTCGAATTCGCCAACAAAACTTTGGCGCTCGTGAGAATACCCGGCGGCGATTCGGACGCCGGCGCCAAAACGATGTCACAAGGCCCGGTATTTGACGGGCCATCGCGCCGTCCATTAAAGTGAACGTGCGACTTCGAGAGAAAGTGGCGCGTCCCATGAGCGGTAAAATATTCGCCATCGGCCTGAGCAAGACCGGAACGACGAGCTTGCACCAGGCTTTTAAGGATCTCGGATTCCTCAGCAAGCATTTTCCGAAAGTACCGGAGATCTTTGCCGGACAGTTCCGTTGTTTCGACACGATTGATGCCGCGAGCGATATATCGATCGTGCCCTATTACCCGCAGTTGGATGCGGCTTACCCGGACTCCAAGTTCGTTTTGACCGTGAGAGATATCGATGATTGGCTCCAAAGCATGGAGAAGTGGTGGCGTCGCGAGCGCAAACCCACCGAATACATGATTCAAGTTCGGCTCGCGGTCTACGGCGTTCACATCTTCCATGCCGGCCGGCTAAAATATGTCTATGAAAAACACTTGGCCGACGTGGAAAAATTTTTCGCCGACAGACCGCGCGATCTCTTGAAGATGAATATTTGCGCCGGGGAAGGCTGGGAAAAGCTGTGCCCGTTCTTGAACAAACCGATGCCCGGCACGGGTTTCCCGTTTGTCGTTCCCGGCAGCCAACAGAAGAAGCAGGCGGTGCCGGTCTTATTCAAAACCTAACAGCGGCGAGATGAATTCTCGGGACGCCCGCTCGGGTCATGGCAACGCTCCCTGCGGGCTCACGGTTTTGCCGATCATGAACAATGCGCAAACGGGCGCGGCATTGAAGGTCGCCATGGTGGCCTATCCGTTTCCGCCTTTGCCTGCCGGCGGGGCGAGGCACGCCCTCGAGCTCGCCAAAGCGCTGGGCGTCCACGGCGTCGAGAGTTTTTTTATCGTCGCCAATTTGAGAAACTCCCCGCGCTGCGAAACCTACGAGGGCTTTCCGGTTTACCGCTTCACGCCCCGGGGGTTTTCGCGCATCCGCTATGTGACCTTCGCGCTGCAGGTCTGTAAAAAGCTCTGGGCGGAGAGAAATTCCATCGGCGTCATTCACTTGCACTCGATAAGGCCTTTTTATTTTTTTATTCTCGCCCTCGCCAAGGTTCTGAAAAAGCCGATCGTGTTGGGGCCGACCCTGATGGGACACGACGACCCGATGAGCCTGAAGAAAAAACCTTTTCTCTGGCAGGTCGAGGGCAAGCTCTACCGCTATTACGACAAAATCATTTGTAAGAGCACCACTGTGAAAGAGTCCTGCGTGAAGGCCGGCATACCGGAAGCGAAGCTCGTCTCCATACCGGGAGCCGTTCCGTGCGCCGCTGCGGACAGCCCGTTCCGGCCGCCGCTCAGCGCACAGGAAATTCAAGATACCAGGAAATCGCTGGGTTTGCCGCTCGATTCTTTCATCGCGACCTTCGTCGGCAATATCCAAGAGAGAAAGGGCAGCGATCTTCTCTTCGACGCCTGGGAAGGGCTGGCGCAGGGGCGGCGCCTCCCGGGCCATCTCATGCTGGTCGGACCTTACCCGACCGGCGCCGATGAATTCGGCGCGCGCGTGAAGCCGGTCCTGGAGAAGGCCCGGGAAAGCAGGATCATATTCACCGGCCAGGTCGACTACGCCGAAGTGCCCAAATATTTGCGCGCCTCGGACTGCTTTGTCTTTCCCTCGAAAAGAGAAGGGCTCAGCAAGGCCGTGATCGAGGCGATGGCCTGCGGCCTGCCGGTGATATGCACGAATATTCCCGGCGTCACCGACGACATGATCGACGATGGAGAAGACGGCATCATCGTCGCCGATCGCGACCCGGCGGAGCTGGCCAAGGCGATTCTGAGAGTCAAAGAAGACGAGGCGCTCAGGAAGAAGCTGTCCGCGAACGCGATCGACAAAGTGCGGCGAAAATTTTCCCTCGCCGACGTTACCCGGCGGCATTTGCAACTGTATAACGAGTTGTTGGAAAACGGGTCGTGAAAATCGCCCTGGCCCATAAGAGGCTCGATTTAAGAGGAGGAACCGAGCGAGATTTTTTTCGCACCGCGGAAGGACTGCGCGACCTCGGCCATGAAGTCCATCTCTTTTGCGGCGAGTTCGATATTCCGGCGCCGCCAGGCACCCTCGCGCACAAGGTCCCGGTCCTGCCGTTGGGTCGAACCGCCCGTCTTTTGAGCTTCGCGATTCGCGCGCCGCTTGCGATCCGTCCTTATCGCTGCGACGTCGTCGTCGGCTTCGGACGCATGATCCGCCAGGACGTCGTCCGCAGCGAGGGCGGCTCGCACCTGGTTTTCCTGGAAAAGATGAAGCGCGGAGAGGGAACGGTGCGGCGCTTGTGGCACGAGGTCAGCGTTTATCACCGCTCGGTCCTGGCCGTCGAGCGGCGGCAATTCGGCGCCGGGAATTACAAAAAGATCTTGGCGATTTCGGCGGAGGTCCAGCGCGAGCTGACGACGACCTACGGCGTGCCGGCAGAGAAAATCGCCGTCATCCACAGCGGAGTGGACCACGAGCGCTTCCATCCCCGGAATCGCGAGAGAGCGCGCGCCAGGGTTAGGAAAGAGTGGGGGATTCCGGCGGCGGCGCCGTTGGCGCTTTTTGTCGGCAACGGGTTTCAAAGAAAAGGTCTCGATAGGATTCTAAGATCGTGGGAATCCGAAGCTCTGGCCGGCGTTTACCTCCTGGTCGTAGGCGACGACGCGGGTCGAAGTCGCTATGTATCTTGGGCAAAGCAAGCTGCTCCGGAAAGAATCGTGTTTGCCGGTAGGCAAGCCACCGTGGAAGATTATTACGCGGCGGCGGACCTGCTGGTGCTGCCGGCCTTTCAGGAAGCGTTCGGCAACGTGATCCTCGAGGCGCTCGCCTCCGGGCTTCCGGTCGTGACCAGCCGGACGGTGGGCGCCGCCGAAGTCCTGACCGGCGGCCTGGAGGAGGGAATTTTAGCCGACGCCGACGACGCGCAGGAGCTTGCGCGGAAGATCCTCCGGATGCTCGAAGGGGCCCGGTCGTCGAATCTGCCGCGCGCGGCCAGGGAGACGGCGGAAAGGCATTCGTGGAAGCGGTATTTTCAAGAGCTCGAAGCGCATCTCCGCTCGATTGCCGAGCCGGTAGCATGACAGCCGAACTTCGCGGTGAAGGCGCCGGCGAATATAAATTCGTCTCGGCGGCCGACGGATTGGCAGGCTGGGTCAGGAAAGAGCTCCCGGAAAATCTTTTCGCCGAGCTGATCCGGGATCCGGATAGTTTGTTGAATCATCCTTCGTCCCTGACCGTCA
This DNA window, taken from Candidatus Binatia bacterium, encodes the following:
- a CDS encoding sulfotransferase, which gives rise to MSGKIFAIGLSKTGTTSLHQAFKDLGFLSKHFPKVPEIFAGQFRCFDTIDAASDISIVPYYPQLDAAYPDSKFVLTVRDIDDWLQSMEKWWRRERKPTEYMIQVRLAVYGVHIFHAGRLKYVYEKHLADVEKFFADRPRDLLKMNICAGEGWEKLCPFLNKPMPGTGFPFVVPGSQQKKQAVPVLFKT
- a CDS encoding glycosyltransferase family 4 protein, whose amino-acid sequence is MKIALAHKRLDLRGGTERDFFRTAEGLRDLGHEVHLFCGEFDIPAPPGTLAHKVPVLPLGRTARLLSFAIRAPLAIRPYRCDVVVGFGRMIRQDVVRSEGGSHLVFLEKMKRGEGTVRRLWHEVSVYHRSVLAVERRQFGAGNYKKILAISAEVQRELTTTYGVPAEKIAVIHSGVDHERFHPRNRERARARVRKEWGIPAAAPLALFVGNGFQRKGLDRILRSWESEALAGVYLLVVGDDAGRSRYVSWAKQAAPERIVFAGRQATVEDYYAAADLLVLPAFQEAFGNVILEALASGLPVVTSRTVGAAEVLTGGLEEGILADADDAQELARKILRMLEGARSSNLPRAARETAERHSWKRYFQELEAHLRSIAEPVA
- a CDS encoding glycosyltransferase family 39 protein, which translates into the protein MEWPFRKESLDQFWKTLATQAEPAASAARFPILSRPSVHVTLLVILTLVFCLGSLAVNKTLEGDEALYALIPRTITITGEWIHLSYNGMPYYFKPPMYFWTSAALFHVLPVTASTAALPSALFGALGALMIYVLCRAVFPGWEMAFLSTLVYLTTHEALHWIRGVHLESMVGFWILVGLYAAYLSVKNPTATVGMGVAAGIGWLSKGPHSLFPGLVALALWKSEGILWRRLFSPWSVAAGLALIAILAPWFWLRVQEGTGFGHGYFLKELSHTLFGPTQLHNGPFFYPVRLAATYWPWLPAAVIGFFLLARGWRVSTGARLWLIYAVLVAVLITITAERRMRYLFPLYPALSVASGAAVAFAVQRYPRLLRVFLILAAVGVIIMVAVSRKGSKPANSTRDAVQVARQIQPGESVWITDRTQYGRRKQPSVAKTIGFYTAPLVRACKADCVGQASPGSIVVARADEAERVAAGLNGSVEFANKTLALVRIPGGDSDAGAKTMSQGPVFDGPSRRPLK
- a CDS encoding lipopolysaccharide kinase InaA family protein, whose translation is MGSEAWWSEAKVARGKTMAGDRIWRDLPEGFTTWAEREHMVAVRADAAADPNLKDLLNGRSDGGEESRFHGRAKLSVLRMENGAGALVRRYCHGGALRYLTGDIFVTWPPRPFKELAITEEARRRGVPTVEILAAGIDRIWGPLYRGWLVTRELEGARDLWAVLQEGSCAKTALLQAVAHALQRMHRQGIYHGDLNLKNILIRREGDDLKAYIIDFDKAVFFPGGVPAAKARRNLARLRRSIAKLDPETRYLSPGEWEEFVGFYREDAAR
- a CDS encoding lipopolysaccharide kinase InaA family protein, with product MTFGAEYEIRREGRWRLAVLPEKWDRELWNAVLSRLDSAAARKHPQTVRLGGAPSDGASYYLKIYSPPAGAAALKDLFRDSKALRALKQGLALSRFGFHAPPALAAGEERTFGALGRAFLLTREITAQPLAAALRKYCAPPLDRHGVRKKRQWLKQLALETGRLHRRGFVHGDLVASNILARLEADGGATFFYMDNDRTRHYPAWFPHRLWRRNLVQLNRIVLPGISLQDRMRFLRIYLGETSWAKREYRLIRWLEKKTRERRRECEHVEAEVSFRELMRWNGPFAKNL
- a CDS encoding glycosyltransferase family 9 protein, producing MKLQPKKILIVLHGSIGDVTRAIPLANLVRRGFPGATIAWSIERPALPLIEHHPAVDEVVLFAREDWRQSLRPFLHRIREQKFDLVLDLQRHLKSGLVSWWSGAPERVGFHRRDAKEFNWLFNNRHIPAAVNGTSKLDHYLKFAGFLGIEPYPIEWKFSLLPAEEAAVANMVRDVGGPFAAYSIGGRWESKRWFADEAAKNAADVKRRHGLEVVLLGGKDDIAFAGEIERRAEARVFNWAGKTSLREVIGILSRAELSVGPDSGLMHLSAAVGTPVVSLWGPTDPLRTGPFGFNELIVQGEAVCAPCYLRRCPIGRVCMRSITSEAVLAKIDLALSRKGKARDLRS
- a CDS encoding glycosyltransferase family 4 protein, with product MNSRDARSGHGNAPCGLTVLPIMNNAQTGAALKVAMVAYPFPPLPAGGARHALELAKALGVHGVESFFIVANLRNSPRCETYEGFPVYRFTPRGFSRIRYVTFALQVCKKLWAERNSIGVIHLHSIRPFYFFILALAKVLKKPIVLGPTLMGHDDPMSLKKKPFLWQVEGKLYRYYDKIICKSTTVKESCVKAGIPEAKLVSIPGAVPCAAADSPFRPPLSAQEIQDTRKSLGLPLDSFIATFVGNIQERKGSDLLFDAWEGLAQGRRLPGHLMLVGPYPTGADEFGARVKPVLEKARESRIIFTGQVDYAEVPKYLRASDCFVFPSKREGLSKAVIEAMACGLPVICTNIPGVTDDMIDDGEDGIIVADRDPAELAKAILRVKEDEALRKKLSANAIDKVRRKFSLADVTRRHLQLYNELLENGS